CTCGGACGTGCTCAAGGTCGATTTCACGGCGCTGGCCCATGAACTTGGCGCGGAGCGCCTGCGCATTGCCGGCAACTTGCCGTACTACATCTCCAGCCCGATCCTGTTCCACTGCGTAGCCCACGCCTCGGCCATCCAGGACATGCACTTCATGCTGCAGAAGGAAGTCGTCGACCGCATGGCCGCCGAGCCGGGCAGCAAGGTCTACGGGCGCCTCAGTGTCATGCTGCAGCTGGCCTGCAAGGTGACGCCGCTCTTCACGGTGCCGCCGGGCGCATTCCGGCCGCCGCCGAAGGTCGACTCCGCCGTGGTCCGGCTGGTACCGCTCCCTCCCGAGGCGTTGCCCACGGGCGATCCGGTACGCATTCATGCGGTCGTGAAGGCCGCGTTCGCGATGCGACGCAAGACGCTTTCCAACACGCTGAAGGGCATCGTGGACGAGTCGACGATCCGTGAACTCGGCATCGATCCGCGTGCACGCGCCGAAACGCTGGCGCCGATGGACTTCGTGAAGCTGGCAAACGCGAGCTGAGCGCGTTCAGGGCATACTTGCCCACCCCCTTCCCGTCCCCGACAATCCCTCCATGAACTCTAAACAGCCCTACACGATCGACGTGGAGGTCGAAACCCGCTTCGTTCCCGACCAGTCGCAGCCCAAGGACAACCGCTACGTGTTCGCCTACACGATCACGCTGCGTAACGCGGGCGAGTCCGGTGCACAGCTGCTGACACGGCACTGGGTGATCACCGATGCGAACGGCAAGGTCGAGGAAGTGCGCGGCGACGGCGTGGTCGGCGAGCAGCCGTGGATGCGCCCCGGCGAATCCTTCGAATACACCTCCGGCGCCGTCTTGGAGACCTCGGTCGGCACGATGGAGGGCAGCTATCGCATGGTGGCCGACGACGGTACGCACTTCGATGCCCCGATCGCACCCTTCGTGCTTTCGATCCCACGCACGCTCCACTAGGATCGAAGCCATGGATAGTGTGCATGCCCGCGCCGACAACGGCGCGACGGAGCGACAGGACTGATGGCCGTCTACGCGATCGGCGATGTCCAGGGTTGCTACCCCGAACTCCAGCGCCTGCTGGAGAAGCTTCGTTTCGACCCGTCGAACGACAAACTTTGGTTCTGCGGCGATTTGGTCAACCGCGGCGGTGAGTCGCTGGCCACGCTGCGGCTCATCCACTCGCTGCGCGACAGCACCATCATCACGCTGGGCAACCACGATCTCTCGCTGCTCGCCATCGGCCAGCGTCGCGAGGACGCACAGCAACGGGTCAACCCCGAGCTGCGCGAAGTGCTGTTTGCCGACGATGCCCCGGTGCTGCTCGAGTGGCTGCGCATGCAGAAGCTGCTGCACCACGACGAGACCCTGGGCTGGACCATGATCCACGCGGGCCTGGCGCCCATGTGGACGCTGCGCCAGGCCCAGCGCGCTGCCCTGGACGTCGAGCGCGAGCTTGGCGGCCCGCGTCACCAGCGGCTGCTGAAAAACCTGTTCGGCAATCGTCCGCCCGGCTGGAACAACCGCCTGCAGGGTGTGGAGCGCCACCGCGCCACCATCAATACGCTGACCCGCATGCGCTATTGCGACGTCACCGGTCGGATCGACTTCGAAGGCAAGGGCACCCCCGGCACGCAGAAACCGGGCATGTATCCCTGGTTCGAAGTGCCGGGCATGCGTCGCCGCGAAACCCGGATCGTCTGCGGCCACTGGTCCGCGCTGGGACGGTTCGCCGGCCTGGGCGTCTATGCGATCGACACCGGCTGCGTCTGGGGCGGACAGCTCACCGCCCTGCGCCTGGACACCGAGGAGCCGGAATACATCACCGTGAATGCCGAGCCGCATCGGCAGAAGCCCAAGGGCGGCGGCGACTGACCGATAACGACCGACTGCCTGATAAAAACAAACCCGCCTTTCGGCGGGTTTGTTTTTATCAGGCAGGGCCACCCTGTTTTCAGGTGAGCTGGCCGTGGCAATGCTTGTACTTCTTGCCCGAGCCGCAGGGGCAGGGATCGTTGCGACCAACCTTCGGGCCGTCGTTGACGACGGACGGCATGATCGGCGCGGCGACCTCCGCCGGACCGTTACCCTGGGGCAAACCCGCGGCCTGCGCATCCGCATGCTGGAACTGCAGCGCCTGGCCGTCGGCCGCGCGTTGCTGCTCCGCCTCCATCGCCAGCACTTCGTCTTCGCTGCGAACGCGGATACGCGCGAGCATCTGTACCACTTCACCCTTGATGCGGTCGAGCATTTCGGAGAAGAGCTCGAACGACTCGCGCTTGAACTCCTGCTTCGGCTGCTTCTGCGCATACCCGCGCAGATAGATGCCCTGGCGCAGGTAGTCCATGCTGGCGAGGTGCTCCTTCCAGGCGTTGTCGACCACCGAGAGCATGACGTGCTTCTCGAGCGAGCGCATGGTCTCGGCGCCGATCTGGGCTTCCTTCTCCGCGAACAGGGCGTCCACCGCCTCGCGCACGTGCTCGAGGATGCCTTCGGCGTCCACTTCCTTCTGTGCCTCGACCCACTGCGGCAGGTCGATGCGCAGGTTGAGTTCGCTGGCGAGCTCGCGATCGAGGCCCGCGAGGTCCCACTGGTCGTCGATGCTGTCCGCCGGCACGAAGCGACGCACCAGGGCAACCACGACGTCCTGGCGGATGTCGCCGATCATGTCGGAGATGTCGTCGGTTTCGAGCAGTTCGTCGCGCTGCGCGTAGATCACCTTGCGCTGGTCATTGGCGACGTCGTCGAAGTCCAGCAGGTTCTTGCGGATATCGAAGTTGTGCTGCTCGACCTTGCGCTGCACCTTCTCGATCTGGCGGGAGATCAGTCGATCCTCCAGTGCCTCGTCTTCCTTCATGCCGAACATCTGCATCCAGCGGCCGATGCGCTCGCCGCCGAAGATGCGCATCAGGTTGTCCTGCAGCGACAGGTAGAAGCGGGACGAGCCCGGATCGCCCTGGCGGCCCGAACGGCCACGCAGCTGGTTGTCGATACGACGGGATTCGTGGCGCTCGGTACCGATGATGTGCAGGCCGCCGGAAGCGAGCACCTGGTCGTGACGCGTTTTCCAGTCCTCGCGCACCTGCTTTCGCTCGGCGTCGGAGGCGTCTTCGGGCAAGGTGGCCAGTGCCGCCTCGAGGCTGCCGCCCAGGACGATGTCGGTACCGCGACCGGCCATGTTGGTGGCGATGGTGACCGCGCCCGGCGCACCGGCCTGCGCGACGATGT
This DNA window, taken from Luteibacter sp. 9135, encodes the following:
- a CDS encoding symmetrical bis(5'-nucleosyl)-tetraphosphatase, with protein sequence MAVYAIGDVQGCYPELQRLLEKLRFDPSNDKLWFCGDLVNRGGESLATLRLIHSLRDSTIITLGNHDLSLLAIGQRREDAQQRVNPELREVLFADDAPVLLEWLRMQKLLHHDETLGWTMIHAGLAPMWTLRQAQRAALDVERELGGPRHQRLLKNLFGNRPPGWNNRLQGVERHRATINTLTRMRYCDVTGRIDFEGKGTPGTQKPGMYPWFEVPGMRRRETRIVCGHWSALGRFAGLGVYAIDTGCVWGGQLTALRLDTEEPEYITVNAEPHRQKPKGGGD
- the apaG gene encoding Co2+/Mg2+ efflux protein ApaG: MNSKQPYTIDVEVETRFVPDQSQPKDNRYVFAYTITLRNAGESGAQLLTRHWVITDANGKVEEVRGDGVVGEQPWMRPGESFEYTSGAVLETSVGTMEGSYRMVADDGTHFDAPIAPFVLSIPRTLH
- the rsmA gene encoding 16S rRNA (adenine(1518)-N(6)/adenine(1519)-N(6))-dimethyltransferase RsmA is translated as MNARPKKSFGQHFLHDKRYIDRIVASVAPKDGDTVIEIGPGEGAMTMPLLAVAKRMTAIELDTDLIPGLQARAAAIGELRIVHSDVLKVDFTALAHELGAERLRIAGNLPYYISSPILFHCVAHASAIQDMHFMLQKEVVDRMAAEPGSKVYGRLSVMLQLACKVTPLFTVPPGAFRPPPKVDSAVVRLVPLPPEALPTGDPVRIHAVVKAAFAMRRKTLSNTLKGIVDESTIRELGIDPRARAETLAPMDFVKLANAS